From Pirellulales bacterium, the proteins below share one genomic window:
- a CDS encoding sigma-70 family RNA polymerase sigma factor, whose translation MTHDGCNDETTADDLVVRAKVDREAFGALYDRFFPLVHRYCHRRLRDNGAAEDVSSEVFLQVAGAMRRFPGTTVEDFRRWVYRIATNAINAHLRQKTRRAGLLARAVQSGGRSTTDEISSALEPASFAQESISRALAHLSHREQSVLTLRFMEGLSYEEVAAVLNVRSATLRVVASRAIKNLRRRLSQSIDAPLAEQPTRPTP comes from the coding sequence ATGACGCACGACGGCTGCAACGACGAAACGACCGCAGACGACCTCGTCGTACGGGCCAAGGTCGATCGTGAAGCCTTTGGCGCTCTCTACGATCGATTCTTTCCGCTGGTGCATCGTTATTGCCATCGTCGATTGCGTGACAATGGGGCGGCGGAGGACGTCTCGTCCGAGGTCTTTCTGCAAGTGGCGGGGGCCATGCGGCGATTCCCTGGAACAACCGTCGAGGACTTCCGTCGCTGGGTCTATCGCATCGCAACAAACGCCATCAACGCGCACTTGCGGCAGAAGACGCGCCGCGCCGGCTTACTGGCCCGCGCGGTGCAGTCGGGCGGTCGCAGTACCACGGACGAGATTTCCTCGGCGCTGGAACCAGCAAGTTTCGCGCAGGAGAGCATCTCGCGCGCTTTAGCCCATTTAAGCCATCGCGAACAGTCAGTCCTTACGTTGAGGTTCATGGAGGGGCTTTCGTACGAAGAAGTCGCGGCGGTGCTGAATGTCCGCTCGGCCACGCTGCGGGTCGTCGCTAGTCGGGCGATCAAGAACTTGCGTCGTCGCCTGTCCCAATCGATCGACGCGCCGCTGGCCGAGCAGCCGACGAGGCCTACCCCATGA